Proteins from one Candidatus Rokuibacteriota bacterium genomic window:
- a CDS encoding M48 family metallopeptidase has translation MISDQQVAAAADQEFAKFVGMVKQKDAILTSSESSQAAATVGTVNRVSAKIVDAAGMRGRYNWQTVVVKSREANAFVTPNGKIVVFTGILPIAKTEAGLAAVLGHEVSHVIARHSAERMSQVLLAQVTVATVDAALAASNSKYRPAIGAALGLGAQYGVLLPFSRTHESEADHIGLLLMAKAGYDPAEAVGLWQRMEASGRSGPWEFMSSHPSPATRVVQIRGWLPEANLYYADSSRSLPSSLDELQAATAERASRRALAPIVPMPSYSSGFWYQYKASDSETLTTYRFLKQETCQAGECYVVESGPGRTATVTTGLGLVESRDSTGAWRRFTPPLQEFKWPLQVGDSWTDMVAVEESSGRKQTVQMKAEVVSYESVVVPAGTFMAYKIVTALGGRRYREVWYAPETKTVVKSITPTSQGRPIVRELTDYQKGQESADLTKMPPGRTPESLAPGVVRTRPGPLKPGTKEVPMCAWGEYLSSASGQCTKIGQ, from the coding sequence ATGATTTCAGATCAGCAAGTGGCCGCGGCTGCCGACCAGGAGTTTGCGAAGTTCGTAGGGATGGTGAAGCAGAAGGACGCCATCCTGACTTCCTCGGAATCGTCGCAAGCTGCGGCCACCGTCGGAACGGTCAACCGAGTGAGTGCGAAGATCGTCGACGCAGCAGGCATGCGGGGCCGGTACAATTGGCAGACTGTGGTTGTGAAGTCCCGTGAGGCAAACGCGTTTGTCACGCCAAACGGCAAGATCGTGGTCTTCACAGGAATTTTGCCGATTGCCAAGACCGAGGCAGGCCTCGCCGCAGTTCTCGGCCATGAGGTCTCCCATGTCATCGCCCGTCATTCGGCAGAGCGGATGAGTCAGGTGCTACTGGCTCAAGTGACTGTGGCCACAGTAGATGCTGCCCTAGCCGCTTCCAATTCGAAATACCGTCCAGCTATTGGCGCAGCCTTGGGGCTGGGAGCCCAATACGGGGTTCTCTTACCGTTCAGCCGAACTCATGAGTCCGAGGCAGATCACATAGGACTTCTGCTGATGGCGAAGGCCGGTTACGATCCTGCGGAGGCCGTCGGACTCTGGCAACGGATGGAGGCGTCAGGAAGATCAGGGCCATGGGAGTTCATGTCGTCCCACCCAAGCCCCGCGACTCGTGTTGTTCAGATTAGAGGCTGGCTTCCGGAGGCGAATCTGTACTACGCGGACAGCAGCCGGTCACTGCCGTCGAGTCTTGACGAATTGCAGGCCGCGACGGCTGAGAGGGCCAGTCGCAGAGCCCTTGCTCCGATTGTTCCCATGCCGTCCTATTCAAGCGGGTTTTGGTATCAGTACAAGGCGAGTGACAGCGAAACGTTGACGACGTATCGCTTCTTGAAACAGGAAACATGCCAGGCAGGAGAGTGCTACGTCGTCGAGTCTGGTCCAGGCAGGACGGCGACCGTGACGACAGGCCTCGGTCTGGTGGAATCGAGAGACTCGACGGGCGCATGGAGGCGCTTTACTCCGCCTCTCCAAGAGTTTAAGTGGCCCCTGCAAGTGGGCGACAGTTGGACGGACATGGTAGCCGTCGAGGAATCGTCAGGACGGAAGCAGACTGTTCAAATGAAAGCCGAAGTGGTGAGCTATGAGTCCGTGGTGGTCCCCGCGGGGACATTCATGGCTTACAAGATTGTTACTGCTCTTGGGGGACGACGTTACCGCGAGGTCTGGTATGCCCCTGAGACCAAGACCGTCGTCAAGAGCATTACGCCCACTTCGCAGGGGCGGCCAATCGTTAGAGAGTTGACGGACTACCAAAAGGGACAGGAGTCCGCAGACTTGACCAAGATGCCACCAGGGAGGACACCGGAAAGCCTCGCGCCAGGTGTGGTTCGAACTAGGCCGGGCCCCCTGAAACCGGGCACTAAGGAAGTACCCATGTGTGCCTGGGGTGAATACTTGAGCAGTGCTTCGGGCCAGTGTACGAAGATCGGACAATGA